The proteins below come from a single Tachypleus tridentatus isolate NWPU-2018 chromosome 13, ASM421037v1, whole genome shotgun sequence genomic window:
- the LOC143238254 gene encoding uncharacterized protein LOC143238254 isoform X1, whose protein sequence is MASAVSTDPAQKIEQMSKEFLEFWIDKVRKCGSISLQNVTGHASQLSPELRNFFGTSKTALKKFLCDNPDYFYIDNKENVWSVAQVKLEHTEQAKIRTSETKSPSNKTDDKNEITELRGVKGKIIRLFPVYGFISIVEPIQALVYFDLMSFEDGSKKTLPSYNLSPGEGVYLNARKGPEGCEAHFRASQVWRSSYYPGSTNKAKEMFDKLNNLNEMEHIPLGTEDHIIGRGKVQNIFDRYGFIQHDQNKQNNVFFHISDIEKPAGLQIEKLEEVLEIGEEVLFGATHSCQKDSSVKWQATYVLIKHFSKEVSNSETEQEVFISGSELSSHSDLEDCTDSVSKNPSTTDPQLEDISLSDTQMEVAETQSLTTETELAGVQSLISLEKEKVKPAFSRRNSDHSIRSISNLVPNDKVFKESNCVFTLNLKPTNNQWKKEKMYPTSGASENLIESMHTVSNPSESVSGLKKDIINLNLLQPEVTLSQHNQVVNPRNPKLEMENFSVNGATEKPLLGFGISSGSSKLIPPRYPVGNDHSGLIGTQLPFSLTPGIVGNPPYSSDLIPPDLFRDNVLPRLPMGISPLTKDQLKEALVYMLMNDDEFLSKIHGAYISSLTKKLNQLTELGQKQNSAR, encoded by the exons atggcTTCAGCAGTAAGTACAGATCCTGCCCAGAAAATTGAGCAAATGAGTAAAGAGTTTCTTGAATTCTGGATAGATAAAGTTAGGAAATGTGGCTCAATTTCTCTCCAAAATGTAACTGGTCATGCTTCTCAGCTCTCTCCTGAATTACGAAATTTCTTTGGGACATCAAAAACTGCTCTTAAGAAGTTCTTGTGTGATAATcctgattatttttatattgataataaagaaaatgtatggTCAGTTGCCCAGGTAAAATTAGAACATACTGAACAGGCAAAAATTCGTACATCAGAAACAAAGTCACCATCTAATAAAACAGATGATAAAAATGAGATCACTGAACTTAGGGGAGTAAAGGGCAAAATTATTAGATTATTTCCAGTTTATGGTTTCATTAGTATTGTGGAGCCTATTCAAGCtttggtttattttgatttaatgtCATTTGAAGATGGCTCAAAGAAAACATTACCAAGTTATAATCTAAGTCCAGGAGAAGGTGTTTATTTAAATGCTAGAAAAGGGCCTGAAGGTTGTGAGGCTCACTTTCGTGCATCTCAAGTGTGGCGCTCAAGTTATTATCCAGGTTCTACAAACAAGGCTAAAGAAATGTTTGACAAACTGAACAATTTGAATGAAATGGAACATATCCCTTTGGGAACTGAAGACCATATAATTGGTCGAGGAAAAGTGCAAAATATCTTTGATCGTTACGGATTTATTCAGCATGATCAGAACAagcaaaataatgtattttttcacATATCTGATATTGAAAAACCTGCTGGGTTACAGATTGAAAAATTGGAAGAAGTTCTAGAAATTGGAGAGGAAGTTCTCTTTGGTGCTACACATTCTTGCCAAAAAGATTCTTCAGTTAAGTGGCAAGCAACTTATGTACTTATCAAACATTTCTCTAAAGAAGTTTCAAATTCTGAAACTGAACAAGAAGTTTTTATTTCAGGGTCAGAACTGTCATCTCATTCTGATTTAGAAGACTGTACAGATTCAGTCTCTAAAAACCCTTCAACAACAGACCCTCAGTTGGAAGATATTTCTTTAAGTGATACACAAATGGAAGTAGCAGAAACTCAGTCACTAACTACAGAAACAGAGCTAGCAGGGGTTCAGTCATTAATATCTCTTGAGAAGGAAAAAGTTAAGCCTGCTTTCTCAAGAAGAAACAGTGATCATTCAATAAGAAGTATTTCAAACTTGGTACCTAATGATAAAGTATTCAAAGAAAGTAAttgtgtatttactttaaatcttAAACCAACAAATAACCAgtggaagaaagaaaaaatgtatcCTACATCAGGAGCTTCTGAAAATCTTATTGAGTCTATGCATACAGTTTCAAACCCTTCAGAATCAGTTTCTGGACTGAAGAAAGATATTATTAATCTAAATCTACTTCAGCCAGAAGTGACACTTTCTCAACATAACCAAGTAGTTAATCCTAGAAACCCAAAATTGGAAATGGAAAATTTT tCGGTAAATGGAGCAACTGAAAAGCCTCTTCTGGGTTTTGGTATCAGCAGTGGCAGCAGCAAACTTATTCCTCCAAGATATCCTGTGGGAAATGATCATTCAGGGTTAATTGGCACTCAGTTGCCATTTTCACTGACGCCAG GAATTGTTGGGAACCCTCCTTACTCATCTGACCTGATACCTCCAGACTTGTTTCGAGACAATGTGTTACCTCGACTTCCCATGGGAATATCTCCTTTAACTAAAGATCAGCTAAAGGAGGCTTTAGTTTACATGCTTATG AATGATGATGAATTTCTTTCAAAGATTCATGGAGCTTATAtctctagtctgacaaaaaaactTAATCAGTTAACTGAACTTGgtcaaaaacaaaattcagccAGATGA
- the LOC143238254 gene encoding uncharacterized protein LOC143238254 isoform X3, which yields MASAVSTDPAQKIEQMSKEFLEFWIDKVRKCGSISLQNVTGHASQLSPELRNFFGTSKTALKKFLCDNPDYFYIDNKENVWSVAQVKLEHTEQAKIRTSETKSPSNKTDDKNEITELRGVKGKIIRLFPVYGFISIVEPIQALVYFDLMSFEDGSKKTLPSYNLSPGEGVYLNARKGPEGCEAHFRASQVWRSSYYPGSTNKAKEMFDKLNNLNEMEHIPLGTEDHIIGRGKVQNIFDRYGFIQHDQNKQNNVFFHISDIEKPAGLQIEKLEEVLEIGEEVLFGATHSCQKDSSVKWQATYVLIKHFSKEVSNSETEQEVFISGSELSSHSDLEDCTDSVSKNPSTTDPQLEDISLSDTQMEVAETQSLTTETELAGVQSLISLEKEKVKPAFSRRNSDHSIRSISNLVPNDKVFKESNCVFTLNLKPTNNQWKKEKMYPTSGASENLIESMHTVSNPSESVSGLKKDIINLNLLQPEVTLSQHNQVVNPRNPKLEMENFSVNGATEKPLLGFGISSGSSKLIPPRYPVGNDHSGLIGTQLPFSLTPGLIEQWSPIVVF from the exons atggcTTCAGCAGTAAGTACAGATCCTGCCCAGAAAATTGAGCAAATGAGTAAAGAGTTTCTTGAATTCTGGATAGATAAAGTTAGGAAATGTGGCTCAATTTCTCTCCAAAATGTAACTGGTCATGCTTCTCAGCTCTCTCCTGAATTACGAAATTTCTTTGGGACATCAAAAACTGCTCTTAAGAAGTTCTTGTGTGATAATcctgattatttttatattgataataaagaaaatgtatggTCAGTTGCCCAGGTAAAATTAGAACATACTGAACAGGCAAAAATTCGTACATCAGAAACAAAGTCACCATCTAATAAAACAGATGATAAAAATGAGATCACTGAACTTAGGGGAGTAAAGGGCAAAATTATTAGATTATTTCCAGTTTATGGTTTCATTAGTATTGTGGAGCCTATTCAAGCtttggtttattttgatttaatgtCATTTGAAGATGGCTCAAAGAAAACATTACCAAGTTATAATCTAAGTCCAGGAGAAGGTGTTTATTTAAATGCTAGAAAAGGGCCTGAAGGTTGTGAGGCTCACTTTCGTGCATCTCAAGTGTGGCGCTCAAGTTATTATCCAGGTTCTACAAACAAGGCTAAAGAAATGTTTGACAAACTGAACAATTTGAATGAAATGGAACATATCCCTTTGGGAACTGAAGACCATATAATTGGTCGAGGAAAAGTGCAAAATATCTTTGATCGTTACGGATTTATTCAGCATGATCAGAACAagcaaaataatgtattttttcacATATCTGATATTGAAAAACCTGCTGGGTTACAGATTGAAAAATTGGAAGAAGTTCTAGAAATTGGAGAGGAAGTTCTCTTTGGTGCTACACATTCTTGCCAAAAAGATTCTTCAGTTAAGTGGCAAGCAACTTATGTACTTATCAAACATTTCTCTAAAGAAGTTTCAAATTCTGAAACTGAACAAGAAGTTTTTATTTCAGGGTCAGAACTGTCATCTCATTCTGATTTAGAAGACTGTACAGATTCAGTCTCTAAAAACCCTTCAACAACAGACCCTCAGTTGGAAGATATTTCTTTAAGTGATACACAAATGGAAGTAGCAGAAACTCAGTCACTAACTACAGAAACAGAGCTAGCAGGGGTTCAGTCATTAATATCTCTTGAGAAGGAAAAAGTTAAGCCTGCTTTCTCAAGAAGAAACAGTGATCATTCAATAAGAAGTATTTCAAACTTGGTACCTAATGATAAAGTATTCAAAGAAAGTAAttgtgtatttactttaaatcttAAACCAACAAATAACCAgtggaagaaagaaaaaatgtatcCTACATCAGGAGCTTCTGAAAATCTTATTGAGTCTATGCATACAGTTTCAAACCCTTCAGAATCAGTTTCTGGACTGAAGAAAGATATTATTAATCTAAATCTACTTCAGCCAGAAGTGACACTTTCTCAACATAACCAAGTAGTTAATCCTAGAAACCCAAAATTGGAAATGGAAAATTTT tCGGTAAATGGAGCAACTGAAAAGCCTCTTCTGGGTTTTGGTATCAGCAGTGGCAGCAGCAAACTTATTCCTCCAAGATATCCTGTGGGAAATGATCATTCAGGGTTAATTGGCACTCAGTTGCCATTTTCACTGACGCCAG GCTTAATAGAACAGTGGAGTCCTATCGTTGTTTTCTAA
- the LOC143238254 gene encoding uncharacterized protein LOC143238254 isoform X2, whose protein sequence is MASAVSTDPAQKIEQMSKEFLEFWIDKVRKCGSISLQNVTGHASQLSPELRNFFGTSKTALKKFLCDNPDYFYIDNKENVWSVAQVKLEHTEQAKIRTSETKSPSNKTDDKNEITELRGVKGKIIRLFPVYGFISIVEPIQALVYFDLMSFEDGSKKTLPSYNLSPGEGVYLNARKGPEGCEAHFRASQVWRSSYYPGSTNKAKEMFDKLNNLNEMEHIPLGTEDHIIGRGKVQNIFDRYGFIQHDQNKQNNVFFHISDIEKPAGLQIEKLEEVLEIGEEVLFGATHSCQKDSSVKWQATYVLIKHFSKEVSNSETEQEVFISGSELSSHSDLEDCTDSVSKNPSTTDPQLEDISLSDTQMEVAETQSLTTETELAGVQSLISLEKEKVKPAFSRRNSDHSIRSISNLVPNDKVFKESNCVFTLNLKPTNNQWKKEKMYPTSGASENLIESMHTVSNPSESVSGLKKDIINLNLLQPEVTLSQHNQVVNPRNPKLEMENFSVNGATEKPLLGFGISSGSSKLIPPRYPVGNDHSGLIGTQLPFSLTPGIVGNPPYSSDLIPPDLFRDNVLPRLPMGISPLTKDQLKEALVYMLMDGI, encoded by the exons atggcTTCAGCAGTAAGTACAGATCCTGCCCAGAAAATTGAGCAAATGAGTAAAGAGTTTCTTGAATTCTGGATAGATAAAGTTAGGAAATGTGGCTCAATTTCTCTCCAAAATGTAACTGGTCATGCTTCTCAGCTCTCTCCTGAATTACGAAATTTCTTTGGGACATCAAAAACTGCTCTTAAGAAGTTCTTGTGTGATAATcctgattatttttatattgataataaagaaaatgtatggTCAGTTGCCCAGGTAAAATTAGAACATACTGAACAGGCAAAAATTCGTACATCAGAAACAAAGTCACCATCTAATAAAACAGATGATAAAAATGAGATCACTGAACTTAGGGGAGTAAAGGGCAAAATTATTAGATTATTTCCAGTTTATGGTTTCATTAGTATTGTGGAGCCTATTCAAGCtttggtttattttgatttaatgtCATTTGAAGATGGCTCAAAGAAAACATTACCAAGTTATAATCTAAGTCCAGGAGAAGGTGTTTATTTAAATGCTAGAAAAGGGCCTGAAGGTTGTGAGGCTCACTTTCGTGCATCTCAAGTGTGGCGCTCAAGTTATTATCCAGGTTCTACAAACAAGGCTAAAGAAATGTTTGACAAACTGAACAATTTGAATGAAATGGAACATATCCCTTTGGGAACTGAAGACCATATAATTGGTCGAGGAAAAGTGCAAAATATCTTTGATCGTTACGGATTTATTCAGCATGATCAGAACAagcaaaataatgtattttttcacATATCTGATATTGAAAAACCTGCTGGGTTACAGATTGAAAAATTGGAAGAAGTTCTAGAAATTGGAGAGGAAGTTCTCTTTGGTGCTACACATTCTTGCCAAAAAGATTCTTCAGTTAAGTGGCAAGCAACTTATGTACTTATCAAACATTTCTCTAAAGAAGTTTCAAATTCTGAAACTGAACAAGAAGTTTTTATTTCAGGGTCAGAACTGTCATCTCATTCTGATTTAGAAGACTGTACAGATTCAGTCTCTAAAAACCCTTCAACAACAGACCCTCAGTTGGAAGATATTTCTTTAAGTGATACACAAATGGAAGTAGCAGAAACTCAGTCACTAACTACAGAAACAGAGCTAGCAGGGGTTCAGTCATTAATATCTCTTGAGAAGGAAAAAGTTAAGCCTGCTTTCTCAAGAAGAAACAGTGATCATTCAATAAGAAGTATTTCAAACTTGGTACCTAATGATAAAGTATTCAAAGAAAGTAAttgtgtatttactttaaatcttAAACCAACAAATAACCAgtggaagaaagaaaaaatgtatcCTACATCAGGAGCTTCTGAAAATCTTATTGAGTCTATGCATACAGTTTCAAACCCTTCAGAATCAGTTTCTGGACTGAAGAAAGATATTATTAATCTAAATCTACTTCAGCCAGAAGTGACACTTTCTCAACATAACCAAGTAGTTAATCCTAGAAACCCAAAATTGGAAATGGAAAATTTT tCGGTAAATGGAGCAACTGAAAAGCCTCTTCTGGGTTTTGGTATCAGCAGTGGCAGCAGCAAACTTATTCCTCCAAGATATCCTGTGGGAAATGATCATTCAGGGTTAATTGGCACTCAGTTGCCATTTTCACTGACGCCAG GAATTGTTGGGAACCCTCCTTACTCATCTGACCTGATACCTCCAGACTTGTTTCGAGACAATGTGTTACCTCGACTTCCCATGGGAATATCTCCTTTAACTAAAGATCAGCTAAAGGAGGCTTTAGTTTACATGCTTATG